From Eleftheria terrae, the proteins below share one genomic window:
- a CDS encoding SDR family oxidoreductase codes for MTSASAPQMTSLENQTALVTGAGSGLGAEIARALAAAGARVVVADLDRAKADRIAGEIDASGQHALPLALDVADAKAAGEAVVRTVGHFGSLDILINNAGTDVTKSIDELSYDEWDRVIATNLRGPFVMSKAAVDALRQGDGGRGGQIVNVASTAAKRAWPNASAYHASKWGLVGLSHALHAELRPQGVRVSTLVAGGMRTPFLLDRFEGIDQSKLQDPANVAVAVRMLLQMPRESVIPELMVLPLMETSWP; via the coding sequence ATGACTTCCGCTTCAGCTCCCCAGATGACCTCGCTGGAGAACCAGACCGCCCTCGTCACCGGAGCCGGCAGTGGCCTGGGTGCCGAGATCGCGCGTGCGCTGGCGGCCGCCGGCGCGCGGGTGGTGGTGGCCGACCTGGATCGCGCCAAGGCCGACCGGATCGCCGGCGAGATCGACGCGAGCGGCCAGCATGCGCTGCCGCTCGCGCTCGACGTGGCGGATGCCAAGGCGGCCGGCGAGGCGGTGGTGCGCACGGTCGGGCATTTCGGCTCGCTCGACATCCTCATCAACAACGCCGGCACCGACGTCACCAAGTCCATCGACGAGCTGAGCTACGACGAGTGGGACCGGGTGATTGCCACCAACCTGCGCGGCCCCTTCGTGATGAGCAAGGCCGCAGTGGATGCGCTGCGGCAGGGCGACGGCGGCCGGGGCGGGCAGATCGTCAACGTCGCCTCCACCGCCGCCAAGCGGGCCTGGCCGAATGCAAGTGCCTACCACGCCAGCAAGTGGGGCCTGGTGGGCCTGTCGCACGCGCTGCACGCGGAGCTGCGGCCGCAGGGCGTGAGGGTGTCGACCTTGGTGGCGGGGGGCATGCGCACGCCCTTCCTGCTGGACCGCTTTGAAGGCATCGACCAGAGCAAGCTGCAGGACCCGGCCAACGTGGCCGTGGCGGTGCGCATGTTGCTGCAGATGCCGCGGGAGTCGGTGATTCCCGAGTTGATGGTGCTGCCCCT
- a CDS encoding glycosyltransferase family 4 protein: MRSPSKRSALKIALISEHASPLATLGGIDAGGQNIYVMHVAQCLARAGHQVDVFTRRDDPALPTVVHLRPGLRVIHIDAGPARFVPKEQLLQHMPEFARACEVLCRNAGGYDVVHANFFMSGWVALQLKQALGLPFAITFHALGLVRREHQGGADAFPEERIEIEKTLVEEADCIIAECPQDQDDLVRLYGADEQKMVMVPCGFDAAEFAPMDRSAARRQLGLDEQEFVVLQLGRMVPRKGVDNVVRSLAHLDADLPVRLLVVGGESDRPDEAVTPEIGRLRRIAEELGVQDRVTFTGRRQRQDLRSYYCAADVFVTTPWYEPFGITPLEAMACGTPVVGSAVGGIQYTVMDGVTGYLVPPHDPTALAERLAHLQANPALARALGRAGIRRARAMFTWDRVAAQLAATFSTLHRSAARRSVVVPMRRGAARLTAVQTAAT, translated from the coding sequence ATGAGATCACCCTCCAAAAGATCCGCGCTGAAGATCGCCCTCATCAGCGAGCACGCTTCTCCTCTGGCGACCCTTGGTGGTATCGATGCCGGCGGCCAGAACATCTATGTGATGCACGTGGCGCAGTGCCTGGCGCGAGCCGGCCATCAAGTGGATGTGTTCACACGTCGTGACGATCCTGCGTTGCCGACGGTGGTGCACCTGCGCCCCGGCCTGCGCGTGATTCACATCGATGCCGGGCCGGCCCGCTTCGTCCCCAAGGAGCAACTGCTGCAGCACATGCCGGAGTTCGCACGTGCCTGCGAGGTGCTCTGCCGCAATGCGGGTGGCTACGACGTGGTGCATGCCAACTTCTTCATGTCCGGCTGGGTGGCGTTGCAGCTGAAGCAGGCGCTCGGCCTGCCTTTCGCCATCACCTTCCATGCCCTTGGCCTGGTGCGGCGCGAACACCAGGGGGGCGCCGACGCCTTCCCGGAAGAGCGCATCGAGATCGAGAAGACGCTGGTCGAGGAAGCCGACTGCATCATCGCCGAATGCCCGCAGGACCAGGACGACCTGGTGCGGCTGTACGGGGCGGACGAGCAGAAGATGGTGATGGTGCCCTGCGGCTTCGATGCTGCGGAGTTCGCGCCGATGGATCGCAGCGCGGCGCGTCGCCAGCTGGGGCTGGATGAGCAGGAATTCGTGGTGCTTCAGCTCGGCCGCATGGTGCCGCGCAAGGGCGTGGACAACGTGGTTCGGTCGCTGGCCCACCTGGATGCCGACCTGCCGGTGCGCCTGCTGGTGGTGGGTGGCGAATCAGACCGGCCGGACGAGGCCGTCACGCCCGAAATCGGCCGCCTGCGGCGCATTGCCGAGGAGCTGGGCGTGCAGGACCGGGTCACGTTCACCGGCCGGCGCCAGCGCCAGGATCTGCGCAGCTACTACTGCGCGGCGGACGTCTTTGTCACCACGCCCTGGTACGAGCCCTTCGGCATCACACCGCTGGAGGCAATGGCCTGCGGCACACCCGTGGTGGGCAGCGCGGTCGGTGGCATCCAGTACACCGTGATGGACGGCGTGACGGGCTACCTGGTGCCGCCCCACGACCCGACGGCCCTGGCCGAGCGGCTGGCCCACCTGCAGGCCAACCCTGCGCTGGCCCGGGCCCTGGGACGCGCCGGCATCCGCCGCGCACGGGCCATGTTCACCTGGGACCGCGTGGCCGCCCAGTTGGCCGCCACCTTCAGCACGCTGCACCGCAGTGCGGCCCGGCGTTCGGTGGTGGTGCCGATGCGGCGCGGCGCCGCGCGGCTGACGGCGGTGCAGACCGCCGCAACCTGA
- a CDS encoding PRC-barrel domain-containing protein, with protein sequence MESNITGQGARIDINESGPGPRLMTADTLTGDKVVNRQDETLGTISEIMLDVPRGRIAYAVMSSGGFLGLGDKLFAIPWSALTLDTDRKCFVLDADKSLFANAEGFDKDHWPESPNLDWHQNLHTLYKSRPFWE encoded by the coding sequence ATGGAAAGCAATATCACGGGCCAGGGCGCCCGCATCGACATCAACGAGAGCGGCCCCGGACCGCGCCTGATGACCGCCGACACCTTGACCGGCGACAAGGTGGTCAACCGGCAGGACGAGACCCTGGGGACGATCAGCGAAATCATGCTGGACGTGCCGCGCGGCCGCATTGCCTATGCCGTGATGTCGTCCGGTGGCTTCCTCGGGTTGGGCGACAAGTTGTTCGCCATTCCGTGGAGCGCCCTGACGCTCGACACGGACCGCAAGTGCTTCGTGCTGGATGCCGACAAGAGCCTGTTTGCCAACGCCGAGGGCTTCGACAAGGACCATTGGCCAGAAAGTCCCAACCTGGACTGGCACCAGAACCTGCACACCCTCTACAAGTCCCGCCCGTTCTGGGAGTAA
- a CDS encoding ATP-binding protein codes for MSQAQPSRRGLPSPGTGRWRRLFKWPASSLRVYFVMVILVATVPLAVFVSYLIYQETLAGRTQLEEGLKRTADTFALAVEREIVSSVDALSILAYSESLQRNDVARFYRTLTQQPTLRATWSNAYLVAPNGDLLFSTDRPLGPVLANIEGTPEFERLKRTRQPVVTDLMLEQDGRQLVTAVQVPVIIDGSLRYVLGARIPASNWQALMHNASVPKGGFLSLFDANSRIIAHSLHPDQWVGADLNEDNPPITGDPGGLQKSPFIGVSTTYSAWQRVAIAGWGVGVGIAAAPLNRAHLSAVASAVGAGALSLSLGLILALIVARQVTDPLLQLANEGPASAPGKIVVREIEVLRDALVQAAEQREVARQRLQAKADEFEALFNSSPIGLAITQEAGCRGVLMNPALATMFNTVPGRSELPGPGEPLPVGAARVFRHDRELPSDELPIQRACTLGVELSDVELDVVHPDGRVVNVLAYAVPLLGPEGQSRGAIGAFVDITERKHAEERLISAERRLRESQNLVDLAQEAGHVGFFDYHFAEDVVIWTSGLAKLFGLPSHHPGGGWKGWTAHLLPEDVPAVRRAVDEAVARRDEQTTFEFRVLRPDGSLRWLASRVLLSYDGQDHADRMIGVSVDVTDEKTVEQERAAFVAREQAARRDAENANRAKDEFLAMLGHELRNPLGAIAAAVEVLNRVGAQNDTAQSARRIIGRQTRHLAGLMNDLLDMARATAGKITLARQCLNFAQLVQRPLGALEVSGTFGQHRLTVDLQDVWIEADAMRIEQVVTNLLTNAAKYTPAEGHIEVRVFPEGDQAVLQISDSGIGIPDALLPRVFDLFVQGERSLDRRQGGLGIGLTLVRRIVELHGGSVTADSAGPNLGSRFTVRLQRAIAPPAVAALSAETTAGARQVVVVEDNEDARNAIENLLTLAGHRVTVAQDGLSGLQTVMDCEPDLALVDIGLPGLNGYEVAQRLRAAGRSTRLVALSGYGQPQDIERALAAGFDAHLVKPIDLRELQRFLAAS; via the coding sequence ATGTCCCAAGCCCAGCCGTCGCGCCGTGGACTGCCGTCGCCCGGCACCGGCCGCTGGCGCCGGCTGTTCAAGTGGCCTGCCTCGTCGCTGCGGGTGTATTTCGTGATGGTGATCCTGGTCGCCACCGTGCCGCTGGCGGTCTTTGTCTCATATCTGATCTACCAGGAGACGCTGGCCGGTCGCACCCAGCTTGAAGAAGGCCTGAAACGCACTGCGGACACGTTCGCCTTGGCTGTCGAGCGCGAAATCGTCTCGTCAGTGGACGCTTTGTCGATACTGGCTTATTCAGAGTCACTGCAACGCAACGACGTGGCCCGGTTCTACCGGACGCTGACGCAGCAACCGACGCTGCGTGCCACCTGGAGCAACGCCTACCTGGTGGCCCCCAACGGGGACCTGTTGTTCTCCACCGACCGGCCCCTCGGGCCGGTGCTGGCCAACATTGAAGGCACGCCCGAGTTCGAACGCCTGAAGCGCACCCGCCAGCCGGTGGTGACCGACTTGATGCTCGAGCAGGACGGCCGGCAACTGGTGACCGCGGTGCAGGTGCCCGTCATCATCGACGGCAGCCTGCGCTATGTGCTCGGTGCCCGCATCCCCGCCTCGAACTGGCAGGCGCTGATGCACAACGCCAGCGTGCCGAAGGGCGGCTTTCTGTCCCTCTTCGATGCCAACTCCCGCATCATTGCCCACAGCCTGCACCCCGACCAGTGGGTGGGCGCCGACCTCAACGAGGACAACCCGCCCATCACGGGCGATCCGGGCGGCCTGCAGAAGTCGCCCTTCATCGGGGTCAGCACCACTTACTCAGCCTGGCAGCGAGTGGCGATCGCCGGCTGGGGCGTGGGAGTGGGCATCGCAGCGGCACCGCTGAACCGGGCGCACCTCTCGGCGGTCGCGTCTGCGGTCGGCGCAGGCGCCCTGTCGCTGTCGCTCGGGCTGATCCTGGCGCTCATCGTCGCGCGCCAGGTGACCGACCCGCTGCTGCAACTCGCCAACGAGGGGCCCGCCTCGGCGCCGGGCAAGATCGTGGTCCGCGAGATCGAAGTGCTGCGCGACGCCCTGGTCCAGGCGGCCGAGCAACGCGAGGTGGCACGCCAGCGCCTGCAGGCCAAGGCCGACGAGTTCGAAGCCCTGTTCAACAGCAGCCCCATTGGTTTGGCCATCACCCAGGAAGCTGGCTGCCGCGGCGTGCTGATGAATCCGGCGCTGGCCACGATGTTCAACACGGTGCCGGGCCGCAGCGAATTGCCCGGGCCCGGCGAGCCGCTGCCGGTCGGCGCCGCCCGGGTGTTCCGCCACGACCGGGAGTTGCCGTCCGACGAGTTGCCGATCCAGCGCGCCTGCACGCTGGGCGTGGAGCTGAGCGATGTGGAACTCGACGTGGTGCACCCTGATGGCCGCGTCGTCAACGTGCTGGCCTATGCGGTGCCGCTGCTCGGTCCCGAGGGGCAATCACGCGGCGCCATCGGCGCCTTCGTCGACATCACCGAGCGCAAGCACGCCGAAGAACGGCTCATCAGCGCCGAGCGCCGCCTGCGCGAGAGCCAGAACCTGGTGGACCTGGCGCAGGAAGCCGGCCACGTCGGCTTCTTCGACTACCACTTCGCCGAAGACGTGGTGATCTGGACCTCCGGCCTCGCCAAGCTGTTCGGCCTGCCCTCACACCATCCGGGCGGCGGCTGGAAAGGCTGGACCGCCCACCTGCTGCCGGAGGACGTGCCGGCGGTGCGCCGTGCGGTGGATGAAGCGGTGGCGCGCCGCGACGAGCAGACCACCTTCGAGTTCCGGGTGCTGCGGCCGGACGGCTCGCTGCGCTGGCTGGCCAGCCGGGTCCTGCTCTCGTATGACGGGCAGGACCATGCCGACCGCATGATCGGCGTCAGCGTGGACGTCACCGACGAAAAGACGGTGGAACAGGAGCGGGCCGCTTTTGTCGCCCGCGAACAGGCGGCGCGTCGTGATGCCGAGAACGCGAATCGCGCCAAGGACGAGTTCCTTGCCATGCTGGGCCATGAGCTGCGCAACCCGCTGGGCGCGATCGCCGCGGCGGTGGAGGTGCTCAATCGGGTCGGCGCCCAGAATGACACCGCGCAGAGCGCCCGGCGCATCATCGGCCGCCAGACTCGTCACCTCGCCGGGCTGATGAACGACTTGCTGGACATGGCGCGCGCAACCGCCGGCAAGATCACGCTGGCCCGCCAGTGCCTCAACTTCGCGCAGCTGGTGCAGCGCCCGCTCGGCGCCCTGGAGGTCTCGGGCACCTTCGGCCAACACAGATTGACGGTGGACCTGCAGGACGTCTGGATCGAAGCGGACGCCATGCGCATCGAGCAGGTGGTGACGAACCTGCTGACCAATGCCGCCAAGTACACGCCGGCGGAAGGCCACATCGAGGTGCGTGTTTTCCCGGAGGGCGACCAGGCCGTGCTGCAGATCAGCGACAGCGGCATTGGCATCCCCGACGCCCTGCTGCCCCGGGTGTTCGACCTGTTCGTGCAGGGCGAGCGTTCGCTCGACCGCCGACAGGGCGGCCTCGGCATCGGGCTGACGCTGGTGCGACGCATCGTGGAGCTGCACGGTGGCAGCGTCACGGCCGACAGCGCCGGCCCTAACCTGGGTAGCCGCTTCACCGTCCGCTTGCAGCGCGCCATTGCGCCGCCCGCGGTGGCGGCCCTGTCGGCAGAGACCACCGCCGGCGCGCGGCAAGTGGTGGTGGTGGAGGACAACGAGGACGCCCGCAATGCCATCGAGAACCTGCTCACCCTGGCCGGCCACCGCGTCACGGTGGCGCAGGACGGGCTGAGCGGCCTGCAGACGGTGATGGACTGCGAGCCTGACCTGGCGCTGGTCGACATCGGCCTGCCCGGTCTGAACGGCTACGAGGTCGCTCAGCGACTGCGCGCCGCCGGCCGCAGCACGCGGCTGGTGGCGCTGTCGGGCTACGGCCAGCCGCAGGACATCGAGCGTGCACTGGCGGCCGGCTTCGACGCGCACCTCGTCAAGCCGATCGACCTGCGCGAGCTGCAGCGCTTCCTGGCCGCCAGCTGA
- a CDS encoding DUF421 domain-containing protein yields the protein MPHLFEVHVPIGELILRGTLMYWFLFLIFRFVVRRDVGSVAIADVLLLVVIADAAQNAMAGGYDTVSEGALLVATIVGWNYLLDWASYRFTLVRRFAEPPPLPLVWRGRVLHRNLRREYLSMQELQSKLREHGVEELSEVKAAYMEPDGAVSVILVKDQRRA from the coding sequence ATGCCCCACTTGTTCGAGGTCCACGTGCCGATCGGGGAGCTGATCCTCCGCGGCACGCTGATGTACTGGTTCCTGTTTCTCATCTTCCGCTTCGTGGTCCGGCGCGATGTCGGCTCGGTCGCCATTGCCGACGTGCTGTTGCTGGTCGTCATTGCCGACGCCGCGCAGAACGCGATGGCCGGCGGCTACGACACCGTCAGCGAAGGCGCGCTGCTGGTCGCCACGATCGTCGGCTGGAACTACCTGCTGGACTGGGCGAGCTACCGCTTCACGCTGGTGCGGCGCTTCGCCGAGCCGCCGCCGCTGCCGCTGGTCTGGCGCGGTCGGGTGCTGCACCGCAACCTGCGCCGCGAGTACCTGTCGATGCAGGAGCTGCAGAGCAAGCTGCGCGAGCACGGGGTGGAGGAACTGTCGGAAGTGAAAGCCGCCTACATGGAGCCCGACGGCGCCGTCAGCGTCATCCTGGTCAAGGATCAACGGCGCGCCTGA
- a CDS encoding lipocalin family protein, protein MLRSLLTQIDAQIEQTEAQVRLQDARTSASWQQAQTAGKQRARTLLIGGATTLVTGWLWRRVTRGSRKGRARREQRQRGGWLQMLLKPALLPLVASAVTPLVGRKGSAFLAGLGLPFAQPEPVALGTAAQLDLERYAGVWYEIACLPPARPEDLGASDVLVAFEWQPDGSCNVIQQCLRGDGSLQRQDGVVRAADPEQPSRLELSFAPAWLRWWPGSWSDHWVLHVEADYSAALVGTPDRDGLWLLSRSPTLDEDTFAEFVLLAQQAGFDVKRLVRTAHTSAGAGAVASAARAAGAAGAAAAHPVPGAREEAAPPRATYH, encoded by the coding sequence ATGCTTCGTTCCCTTCTGACCCAGATCGATGCGCAGATCGAGCAGACCGAGGCGCAGGTGCGCCTGCAGGACGCGCGCACCTCTGCCAGCTGGCAGCAGGCGCAGACGGCCGGCAAGCAGCGGGCTCGCACACTGCTCATCGGCGGCGCCACCACGCTGGTTACCGGCTGGCTGTGGCGGCGTGTCACCCGCGGCTCCCGCAAGGGGCGTGCACGGCGTGAGCAGCGGCAGCGCGGTGGCTGGCTGCAGATGCTGCTGAAACCCGCCTTGCTGCCCTTGGTGGCTTCGGCGGTGACACCCCTGGTGGGTCGCAAGGGATCGGCCTTCCTCGCCGGCCTCGGACTGCCTTTCGCGCAGCCCGAGCCGGTGGCGCTGGGCACTGCGGCCCAGCTGGATCTGGAGCGGTATGCCGGCGTTTGGTACGAGATCGCTTGCCTGCCGCCCGCGCGGCCGGAGGACTTGGGCGCCAGCGATGTGCTGGTGGCCTTCGAGTGGCAGCCCGACGGCAGCTGCAACGTGATCCAGCAGTGCCTGCGCGGCGACGGCAGCCTGCAGCGCCAGGACGGGGTGGTGCGGGCGGCCGACCCGGAACAACCATCGCGGCTGGAGCTGAGCTTTGCGCCGGCGTGGCTGCGCTGGTGGCCCGGCTCATGGTCCGACCACTGGGTGCTGCACGTCGAGGCCGACTACTCCGCCGCGCTGGTTGGCACCCCCGACCGTGACGGCCTGTGGCTGCTGTCGCGCAGCCCCACGCTGGACGAGGACACCTTCGCCGAATTCGTCCTGCTCGCGCAGCAGGCCGGTTTCGACGTCAAGCGCCTGGTGCGCACGGCCCACACGTCGGCTGGCGCAGGCGCGGTCGCCAGCGCGGCGCGAGCCGCCGGTGCAGCGGGTGCGGCAGCCGCGCATCCGGTGCCCGGGGCACGGGAGGAGGCGGCGCCGCCCCGCGCCACCTACCACTGA
- a CDS encoding phage holin family protein — MGPATSTEAPAAADAAAAFHAAAAHQEAAAAAAGPESFSRAAGSLWHELRASLQERVKLFSLEAQRTGLTLVQLVLYAVLAAVLIVTAWLGLMGGLAAWLVIERGVHWGAALLAVVALNLIFAGVLTWSMRGLVHRMGFPATVRQLKPFSQQRHPQTS, encoded by the coding sequence ATGGGGCCCGCCACGTCCACCGAGGCACCGGCCGCAGCGGATGCGGCCGCCGCCTTCCACGCGGCCGCCGCCCACCAGGAAGCGGCGGCGGCCGCCGCCGGGCCCGAGTCTTTCTCGCGTGCGGCCGGCTCGCTCTGGCATGAACTGCGAGCCTCGCTGCAGGAACGGGTGAAACTGTTCTCGCTGGAGGCCCAGCGGACCGGGCTCACCCTGGTCCAGCTGGTGCTATACGCCGTGCTGGCAGCGGTGCTCATCGTCACTGCCTGGCTGGGGTTGATGGGCGGCCTGGCGGCTTGGCTGGTGATCGAGCGCGGGGTGCACTGGGGCGCGGCGCTGCTGGCCGTGGTCGCGCTCAACCTGATCTTTGCCGGCGTCCTCACCTGGTCCATGCGCGGCTTGGTACACCGCATGGGTTTTCCTGCGACGGTGCGGCAGCTCAAGCCGTTCAGCCAGCAGCGGCATCCGCAGACTTCCTGA
- a CDS encoding DUF883 family protein: MTAPRPLQISLQFLLNHSAGETRDRSDFIMENQPSTSIGTSGIGSNGVGSGAGIGSGASTTTSGLGSSTSSSASTSSMVERMAQTAHEAVDRVAAKAGPTLEKLRGSASTAREQFHSKAGQFGEMEEQWVEAARGYVREHPFTAVTVAALAGMLIARLTSHR; the protein is encoded by the coding sequence TTGACGGCGCCCCGCCCGCTGCAAATCTCTCTGCAATTCCTACTCAACCACTCTGCGGGCGAGACCCGCGACAGGAGCGATTTCATCATGGAAAACCAGCCTAGCACCTCCATTGGCACCTCTGGCATCGGCAGCAACGGTGTCGGCTCGGGCGCGGGCATTGGCAGCGGAGCCAGCACCACGACCTCGGGCCTGGGCAGCAGCACGAGCAGCTCCGCCTCGACGAGCAGCATGGTCGAACGCATGGCCCAGACAGCCCATGAGGCCGTCGACCGGGTCGCTGCCAAGGCTGGCCCGACGCTTGAGAAGCTGCGCGGCAGTGCCTCGACGGCGCGCGAGCAGTTCCACAGCAAGGCAGGCCAGTTCGGCGAGATGGAAGAGCAATGGGTCGAGGCCGCACGCGGCTATGTGCGGGAGCATCCGTTCACGGCAGTGACCGTGGCGGCGCTGGCCGGCATGCTCATCGCTCGCCTGACGAGCCATCGTTGA
- a CDS encoding GlsB/YeaQ/YmgE family stress response membrane protein: MNFIIWLVVGGVIGWIASMIMRTDAQQGLILNVVVGIVGAALGGWLISPLVGVPSINQDAFSLGAMLVSLVGAVVLLAVVNLLRRGSVR; the protein is encoded by the coding sequence ATCAACTTCATCATTTGGTTAGTCGTCGGCGGTGTGATCGGCTGGATCGCCAGCATGATCATGCGGACGGACGCCCAACAGGGCCTCATCCTCAATGTCGTGGTCGGCATCGTCGGTGCCGCGCTCGGCGGCTGGCTGATCTCACCGCTGGTCGGCGTGCCCAGCATCAACCAGGACGCCTTCAGCCTCGGCGCCATGCTGGTCTCGCTGGTGGGAGCCGTGGTCCTTCTCGCGGTGGTGAACCTGCTGCGACGCGGAAGCGTCCGCTGA